The genomic DNA AGCGTCGGCGGGCAGTGCCGGGCGAGCATCTCGCGCACGGTGATCTGCCAGAACCGCTGATCGGAGTCGAACTCCAACAGCATCCGATCGACCTCCTCGTCCGTGACCGCGGTTCAGCGCGCTCGCCACACCTGCATGGACATCGATGCGAGATCCAGGGTCGGGCTCAGCGGCAGCTTCCCGCTCGCGGAACGTTCCCCGAAACCACGCAGGACGACATCGGGATCCGCGCTGAGTTCGTAGACGGCGAGGTAACGGTGGGTGGGCTCGCCGCGACCCGGGACCGGCTGGATCTCGTAGCGAGTGCACGATTCGATGCCGGGAATCGCGAGGACGTCGGCGAGGTGGTCGGTGTCGTACCAGGTGTTGAATTCCTCGTCACGCCCTTCGACGGCGTTGGTGAAGACGAGCATCTTGGCGTCGGTCATGGTCGGGTCCTGTATCTTTTATCGGCTTACGGATTGTCGGCTTACGGATTGTCGGCTCGCGGAGGGTCAGTGCGGGAGCATCTCGGTCCAGGGGCGGTTCGGTTCGGTGGCGAGGTCGCCCTGCTGGTAGACGCGGCCGTCGGAGGCCAGGTAGGTGCCGGTCGCCGGGTCGTAGCGCGCGGCGCCGATCGCCGGGGCGTCCGCGGGGCTGCTCGCCGGGGCACTGGCGGGGGCGTCGCCGGGCGGGCTCTCCGCGGGGATCGGACGGGTGTCGGGGGCGATGCCCTGGTCCTCGAGTCCGGGGTCGCGAGGATAGGGGCCGAGCAGGGGTTGTTCGGTGGCGAGCGGAACGAATCCTTCCGCGTCGTGGCAGAGTTCGGCGGTCGGGGCGTATTTGCCCGGCTGGCCCGCGCAGGGGGTGTTGCGGACGCCACGCACTGCTATGTCCGAGTCCTGCGGGAGTTTGCAGTAGAGGCCGTCGGGGGTGTCGAGGGTCTCGGTCTCGTGCGGGGAACGCCATTCGGTCGGCGGGAGGAAGCCGACGGTGCAGGCGGCCGGCTCGGACATGTTGCCGAAGCGGAAGGTGCCCAGGCCGAGACCGGAGGCGTTCTTGGTCGGCTGCACGGTCTGGATCATCGAGATCGAGGGCGGGAGCAGGACGAGCAGTTGTTCGAGACCGGCGTTGTAGGTGACGGCGAGCTGACCGACGCTGGTGAGGTTGGCCAACAACACCGGCAGCGTCAGTTCGACGGATTCGAACAGGCGGGTCGCCTCGGTCGCGAGGCCGGGGCCCTCGCGCAGGATGGCGCGCAACTGCGGGTCGTCGGTGACGAGCTGACCGGTGACGCCGGCGAGGCTGCGGGTCCACACCTGCACGGCGTCGAGGCTGCGGGCTTGGGCGTCGAGCAAGGGCACGGCGTCCTGGACGAAGGTACGGGCGGCGGGTCCGGAGCGCTCGAGCGCATCGGCGAGGGTTCGGCCGGAGGCCAGCAGCGCATCGAGTTCGTGGCCCGAGGCGCCCAGGCCGGTGGACAGTTCGCCGAGCAGGTCATACATGCGGTCGGTCGGGACGGTGCCGACCATGGCGCTGAGGCTGTCGAGCATGGGGCCCACCGGCTGCGGGACATCGGTGTGCGCCAACGGGATCACCGCGCCCTCGTCCAGGTAGGGCGCCTGATCGGTGCGGGGGCGCAGTTCGACGTACTGTTCGCCGACCGCCGAGACGCTGCGGACCATGGCTTCCAGGTCGGCAGGAATCGGGTGGTCGGTGTCGAGGGTGAGGGTGGCGCGCACGCCGTCGTCGGTGAGGTCGACGGCGGTCACCTTGCCGACCTGCACGCCGCGATAGGTGACATTGCCGAAGCGGTAGAGGCCGCCGGTCTCGGGCAGGTCCAGGTAGACGGTGATCGAGCCGACGCCGAGCAGCTGCGGCAATTTCATGTAGACGGTGCCCATGACGGTCAGGCCGAGCACCGACAGGACGGCGAAGATGACGAGCTGGGCGCGGACGAAACGGGTGAGCAGCATCAGCGGCCTCCCGTTCCCGGCGGGGTGAGGCCCACGCCGAGCGGGTTCGAGGTCTGCTGGGCGTAGCCGGGATCGCCGATGGCGGCTTGGATCACGGCGTGGGGGTCGGCCCACGGGGTGCCCTGCAGCAGTTCGCGTTGCAGGCGCGGGATGGTGAGGTCGACGGTGGCGTGCAGGTTGATGTAGTCGCCGCGCACGGCGCGGTCGATCACCTGCTGGCCGTAGGGGTAGACGGTGGCGTAGGCCAGGCCGGCGTCGAGCAGTGGGCCCACATCGGCGACGGCCTTCAGCGTCGGTTCGAGGTTGCGCAGGTCGGCGATGAGGTCCGCGCTGACCTCGGTGACCACGCCGGTGGCGGTGTCGCTGAACACCCGCAGGCGCTCGAGCGCGTCGGTGAGGGCGGGGCGTTCGGCGAGCAGCAGGTCCAGGGTGGGCGGGAGTATGTCCAGTGCGCGGGTGAGGGTGTCGGTCTGACCGGCGAAGGTCTCCCCCAGCCGGGTCAGCGCCTCGATGGAGGCGACGATCTCGGCGCGCTGGTCGGCGAGGACGGCCATGAAGCCGTCCAGGCGGGCGAGCAGGTCGACGACCTGGTCTCCACGGCCGTCGAGGGCATTGTTCAGTTCGGCGACGATGTCGCCCAACTGGCCCAGGCCGCCGCCGTTGACGACGACCGACAGGGAGGCCAGGGTCTGCTCGGTGGACGGGTAGGTGGAGGCGCGGTTCAGCGGCAGGCGCGCGCCCGATTCCAGCCGGCCGGTGGGTTGTTCGCCGTCGGGGGTGTTCAATGCCAGATGGGTGGAGCCGAGCAAGCTGGTCTGGCCCACGGTGGCGACGGCATCGGCCGGGATCACGGTCTCGGGGCGCACCGCCGCCTCGACCACCGCGTGCCAGCCGTCCAGGGAGATGGTGCGGACGCTACCGACCACCACGTCGTCGACCATGACCGGTGAATTCGGCGTCAAGGTGCCGACATTCGCGATCTCGACGGAGATGATCGTCGCCTGCGAGCTGTTGGCCTCCGCACCCGGCAGCGGCACCGAGTTGACCCCGTGCGTGCCGCAGCCGGTGACGGTCAGCAGCAGGCAGGCCGCGACGGCGACCCGGGAGGGCGGGAAGTGCTTCATGGTCAACGCCTTCCGCCGAACAGGATGTCGGCCAGGTCGAGCGGAGGCGCCGGGGCCTGCTCGGCGGGGGCCACCACCTGAGGGACCAGGTGCGGCTCGGTGTAGAGCACCTTCTCGGGGCGCGGGGTGGGGCCGAGGACGGGGTTGATCGAGAAGGGCAGGTAGTTGAAGCTCAGCAGCGGCAGGACCGGGCCGAGGTAGTCCCGGCAGGTCTGGGCCGATTGCGCCGAGGTCTGCTTGCCGACGGCTTCGATGGCCGAGCAGATGAACTGCACCGGGTTCGAGAAGTTGTTCAGTACGAAGACCCCCGCTTCGGTGCCGGATTCGGGGTTGTAGATGTTGTAGAAGTTGGCCATGCTCGTCGGGAACACGTGCAGCAGCTGTTCGAGGTCGTCGCGGTTGTCGACGAGGTTCTGGGTGACGTTCGCCAAGCGGCCGACCTGCTCGCTCGCGCGGTCGCGGTTGTCGGCGACGAAGCGCTGGACTTCGCTCACCGCGAGGGAGAGTTGGTGCAGGGCGGCGTCGAGGTCGGAGCGGCTGCCGTCGATGACACTGGTGAGGGTGGCCAAGCGGTCCTGGAACTCGACGATCTGCACATTGCTGTTCCGCAGAGCGGTGACGAACTGCTGCAGTCCGGCCACGGTGGTCACGATGTCGCCGCTGCCGTCGGCGAGGATGCGGCCGACGCCGCTGAGCTGGTGCAGGGTGTCGCGCAGCTTGTCGCCGTTGCCGTTCATGGCGGTGGCGGCGCTGTCGATGAACCGGCCGAGCGAGCTCGAGGAGAGGTCACCGTCGGGACCCAATTCGTCCGACAGCCTGGTCAACTGGGTCTTGATCTCGTCC from Nocardia higoensis includes the following:
- a CDS encoding DUF4286 family protein; the encoded protein is MTDAKMLVFTNAVEGRDEEFNTWYDTDHLADVLAIPGIESCTRYEIQPVPGRGEPTHRYLAVYELSADPDVVLRGFGERSASGKLPLSPTLDLASMSMQVWRAR
- a CDS encoding MlaD family protein → MLLTRFVRAQLVIFAVLSVLGLTVMGTVYMKLPQLLGVGSITVYLDLPETGGLYRFGNVTYRGVQVGKVTAVDLTDDGVRATLTLDTDHPIPADLEAMVRSVSAVGEQYVELRPRTDQAPYLDEGAVIPLAHTDVPQPVGPMLDSLSAMVGTVPTDRMYDLLGELSTGLGASGHELDALLASGRTLADALERSGPAARTFVQDAVPLLDAQARSLDAVQVWTRSLAGVTGQLVTDDPQLRAILREGPGLATEATRLFESVELTLPVLLANLTSVGQLAVTYNAGLEQLLVLLPPSISMIQTVQPTKNASGLGLGTFRFGNMSEPAACTVGFLPPTEWRSPHETETLDTPDGLYCKLPQDSDIAVRGVRNTPCAGQPGKYAPTAELCHDAEGFVPLATEQPLLGPYPRDPGLEDQGIAPDTRPIPAESPPGDAPASAPASSPADAPAIGAARYDPATGTYLASDGRVYQQGDLATEPNRPWTEMLPH
- a CDS encoding MCE family protein encodes the protein MKHFPPSRVAVAACLLLTVTGCGTHGVNSVPLPGAEANSSQATIISVEIANVGTLTPNSPVMVDDVVVGSVRTISLDGWHAVVEAAVRPETVIPADAVATVGQTSLLGSTHLALNTPDGEQPTGRLESGARLPLNRASTYPSTEQTLASLSVVVNGGGLGQLGDIVAELNNALDGRGDQVVDLLARLDGFMAVLADQRAEIVASIEALTRLGETFAGQTDTLTRALDILPPTLDLLLAERPALTDALERLRVFSDTATGVVTEVSADLIADLRNLEPTLKAVADVGPLLDAGLAYATVYPYGQQVIDRAVRGDYINLHATVDLTIPRLQRELLQGTPWADPHAVIQAAIGDPGYAQQTSNPLGVGLTPPGTGGR
- a CDS encoding MCE family protein; the encoded protein is MTRAKILRIAGVLVLAAALIAAGTTGWRAAFGPNTMRAVFSTATAIYPGDDVRVSGVKVGVVTAIEPRGTAVEVTLEVDREVSIPADAQAVIVAQSLVDSRFVQLTPAHRGQGPILADGATIPIERTAVPVEWDEIKTQLTRLSDELGPDGDLSSSSLGRFIDSAATAMNGNGDKLRDTLHQLSGVGRILADGSGDIVTTVAGLQQFVTALRNSNVQIVEFQDRLATLTSVIDGSRSDLDAALHQLSLAVSEVQRFVADNRDRASEQVGRLANVTQNLVDNRDDLEQLLHVFPTSMANFYNIYNPESGTEAGVFVLNNFSNPVQFICSAIEAVGKQTSAQSAQTCRDYLGPVLPLLSFNYLPFSINPVLGPTPRPEKVLYTEPHLVPQVVAPAEQAPAPPLDLADILFGGRR